A region from the Acidobacteriota bacterium genome encodes:
- a CDS encoding ABC transporter ATP-binding protein, protein MIELRGVSKTVQSGDRALTILHPLDLSVPAGQSLSIVGPSGSGKSTLLGLIAGLDTPSTGKVLIGGTEITALDEDQLARLRGARIGFVFQFFHLIPSLTALENVMVPLEIAGVANPSGKGRRLLADVGLTERGHHYPSQLSGGEQQRVAIARALANDPPLLLADEPTGNLDSTNGRHVIDLLVDINRTRGTTLMLVTHDRELAGCTDVTLAMRDGRTERVAPPEAVLEPAGAAAG, encoded by the coding sequence ATGATCGAGTTGCGCGGCGTCTCGAAGACGGTGCAGAGCGGCGACCGCGCGCTGACCATCCTCCATCCGCTGGATCTGTCCGTGCCGGCGGGGCAGTCGCTGTCCATCGTCGGTCCCTCGGGCAGCGGCAAGTCGACGTTGCTCGGTCTGATCGCGGGGCTGGATACCCCGTCGACCGGCAAGGTCCTGATCGGCGGCACCGAGATTACGGCCCTCGACGAGGATCAGCTCGCGCGGCTCCGCGGCGCGCGGATCGGCTTCGTGTTCCAGTTCTTCCACCTGATCCCCTCGCTTACCGCGCTCGAGAACGTGATGGTGCCGCTGGAGATCGCCGGCGTCGCGAATCCGTCCGGGAAGGGGCGCCGGCTGCTGGCCGATGTCGGCCTCACCGAGCGCGGGCATCACTACCCGTCGCAACTGTCCGGGGGCGAGCAACAGCGGGTCGCCATCGCGCGGGCGCTGGCCAACGACCCGCCGCTGCTGCTGGCCGACGAGCCGACCGGCAATCTGGACAGCACGAACGGGCGCCACGTCATCGACCTGCTGGTCGACATCAACCGGACGCGCGGCACGACGCTCATGCTCGTGACCCACGACCGGGAGCTGGCCGGCTGCACGGACGTCACGCTGGCGATGCGCGATGGCCGGACGGAGCGCGTCGCCCCCCCGGAAGCCGTACTGGAGCCGGCCGGCGCGGCCGCCGGCTGA
- a CDS encoding arylesterase, which produces MRARVVILGDSLTAGLGLGAEDAYPARLQERVDGAGWPIEIAAMGVSGDTTAGGLRRLDWALDGDVRILVVALGGNDALRGLPVDQMRDNLERIIDRALDRGIGVVLAGMEAPPNFGAVYTSNFRDVFRTLAESRDVTFVPFLLEGVAGVPDLNQADGIHPNEAGAARVAEHLWPALEPLLRRVAAEQEVDP; this is translated from the coding sequence CTGCGGGCCAGGGTGGTCATTCTGGGAGACTCTCTTACCGCGGGGCTCGGCCTGGGCGCCGAGGACGCCTATCCGGCGCGGTTGCAGGAGCGCGTCGACGGCGCCGGCTGGCCGATCGAGATCGCCGCGATGGGCGTCTCGGGAGACACGACGGCGGGCGGTCTCCGCCGGCTCGACTGGGCGCTCGACGGCGATGTGCGGATCCTGGTGGTGGCGCTGGGGGGCAACGACGCTTTGCGGGGGCTGCCCGTCGATCAGATGCGGGACAACCTGGAGCGAATCATCGACCGCGCCCTGGACCGGGGCATCGGGGTCGTGCTGGCCGGCATGGAGGCGCCGCCGAACTTCGGCGCCGTATACACGTCCAACTTTCGTGACGTGTTCCGGACGTTGGCGGAGAGCCGCGACGTGACGTTCGTACCGTTCCTGCTCGAGGGGGTGGCCGGCGTGCCGGACCTGAACCAGGCGGACGGAATTCACCCGAACGAGGCCGGCGCGGCCCGCGTCGCCGAGCATCTCTGGCCCGCGCTCGAGCCGCTGCTGCGGCGGGTGGCGGCAGAGCAGGAGGTCGACCCTTGA
- a CDS encoding DUF2784 domain-containing protein, with product MLYGLAADLLVGVHLAFVGFVVLGGFAVPRWPWLAWLHLPAVAWGVGIELTGAICPLTPLEQWLRWEAGASGYDGDFIARYLLPVLYPAGLTRQAQVVLGIAACGINVAAYGWWLRTLRFGGPRPPKSGL from the coding sequence GTGCTCTACGGACTCGCGGCCGATCTGCTGGTCGGCGTGCATCTGGCGTTCGTCGGGTTCGTCGTGCTCGGCGGCTTCGCGGTGCCGCGCTGGCCGTGGCTCGCCTGGCTGCACCTGCCGGCCGTCGCGTGGGGCGTCGGCATCGAGTTGACGGGTGCGATCTGTCCGCTGACGCCGTTGGAGCAGTGGCTGCGCTGGGAGGCGGGAGCGTCGGGCTACGACGGCGACTTCATCGCGCGCTACCTCCTGCCGGTGCTCTACCCGGCCGGACTTACCCGCCAGGCGCAGGTTGTGCTGGGCATCGCCGCTTGCGGAATCAACGTGGCCGCCTACGGATGGTGGCTTCGCACGCTGCGGTTCGGCGGGCCGCGGCCACCGAAGTCCGGGCTGTAG
- a CDS encoding P1 family peptidase, translating into MTTRGLTAVAGIEVGHHTLAARPTGCTVVLTRGGATAAVDVRGASPGTRETALLDPVNSIQQVHAIVLSGGSAFGLAAADGVMRYLDEQGIGYRTRTARVPIVPAAILYDLGVGDPAIRPDAECGYRAARAARSDGIHEGSVGAGAGATVGKLAGPDRAMKGGIGTALIELPDGLQVAALMAVNAVGDVYDPATGALVAGVRSTDGLGLAGARALLRQPAPEPPGGENTTIGVVATNARLDKAQLGVVARMAHDGLARAVRPAHTPVDGDAIFALSTGSLESPGSLLRIGALAADVTGEAIVRGVRTAGGLPGYPAVRDLKEGTP; encoded by the coding sequence ATGACGACTCGTGGGCTGACCGCCGTCGCCGGCATCGAGGTCGGCCATCACACGCTCGCCGCACGGCCGACAGGCTGCACGGTCGTTCTCACCCGCGGGGGCGCCACGGCGGCGGTCGACGTGCGGGGAGCCTCGCCCGGAACGCGGGAAACGGCGCTCCTCGATCCGGTCAACTCCATTCAGCAGGTGCACGCCATCGTGCTGTCGGGCGGCAGTGCCTTCGGTCTGGCCGCCGCCGACGGGGTGATGCGCTATCTCGACGAGCAGGGCATCGGTTACCGGACGCGGACGGCGCGCGTGCCGATCGTCCCGGCCGCGATTCTCTACGATCTCGGCGTCGGCGACCCCGCGATCCGCCCCGACGCCGAGTGCGGCTACCGGGCGGCGCGGGCCGCCCGCAGCGACGGCATCCACGAAGGCAGCGTCGGGGCCGGGGCCGGCGCCACGGTGGGCAAGCTGGCCGGTCCGGACCGCGCCATGAAGGGCGGCATCGGGACGGCGCTGATCGAGCTCCCGGACGGCCTGCAGGTCGCCGCGCTGATGGCGGTGAACGCCGTCGGGGACGTGTACGACCCGGCGACGGGCGCCCTGGTCGCCGGCGTGCGGAGCACTGACGGCCTGGGCCTGGCCGGCGCCCGCGCCCTCCTGCGCCAGCCCGCGCCCGAGCCACCGGGCGGCGAGAACACGACGATCGGCGTCGTCGCCACCAACGCCCGGCTCGACAAGGCGCAGCTCGGCGTCGTCGCGCGCATGGCGCACGACGGTCTCGCGCGGGCCGTCCGGCCGGCGCACACCCCGGTGGACGGAGACGCCATCTTCGCCCTGTCGACCGGCAGCCTGGAGAGCCCCGGCAGCCTGCTGCGGATCGGCGCCCTGGCCGCCGACGTCACGGGGGAGGCCATCGTCCGTGGCGTGCGGACCGCCGGCGGGCTGCCGGGCTACCCGGCCGTCCGCGATCTCAAGGAGGGAACACCATGA
- a CDS encoding carbon starvation protein A — protein MNAVVLAVVGLIAVFSGYRFYSKFMAEKIYRLDPDFKTPAHAMRDDIDYVPTNRVVLWGHHFTAVAGAAPIIGPSIAVVWGWLPAFLWVVIGTMFFAGVHDFGAIWASVRNKALSVGSLTGEVVSHRARNLFMIVVFFLLLMVNAVFAVAIASEFINTPASVIPAWTAVIVAVGIGILLYKVGVGITWPTVVGTIILYAVIYLGELFPVALPETAGIAPAAQWILILFAYAAVASMLPVWLLLQPRDYINGIQLFVGLGILYGAVFIAAPTIVAPPINPNVPPGTPPIMPLLFVTIACGAISGFHGLVSSGTTSKQLNTETDARFVGYLGSLGEGTLAIVAIIAVTAGFSMTEWQSSYADAESFGAVGGISAFVTGGARIASEGLGIPLNFARTLLAVMAVLFAGTTMDAGVRLQRYIVQEWGTIYNIPALQNGYVATAGAVGACLVLAFGAGGADGTGGMIIWPLFGTTNQLLAGLTLLVISVMLVKLGRPARYTLIPMVFVTTMALLAALYQLSSLYTEGRFVLVAIDIVIIITAIFVMLEAASALMRERRAAAAGVG, from the coding sequence ATGAACGCCGTCGTGCTTGCGGTAGTCGGTTTGATCGCGGTCTTCTCCGGGTACCGGTTCTACTCGAAGTTCATGGCCGAGAAGATCTACCGGCTCGATCCCGACTTCAAGACCCCGGCGCACGCCATGCGCGACGACATCGACTACGTGCCGACGAACCGCGTGGTCCTGTGGGGCCACCACTTCACCGCCGTCGCCGGCGCCGCACCGATCATCGGCCCGAGCATCGCCGTCGTCTGGGGCTGGCTGCCGGCGTTCCTGTGGGTGGTCATCGGCACGATGTTCTTCGCCGGCGTGCACGATTTCGGCGCCATCTGGGCCAGCGTCCGGAACAAGGCGCTGTCGGTCGGCTCGCTGACCGGCGAGGTGGTGAGCCACCGCGCGCGCAACCTGTTCATGATCGTCGTCTTCTTCCTGTTGCTGATGGTCAACGCGGTCTTCGCGGTCGCGATCGCCAGCGAGTTCATCAACACCCCGGCGAGCGTCATTCCCGCCTGGACCGCCGTCATCGTGGCGGTCGGCATCGGCATCCTGCTCTACAAGGTGGGCGTCGGGATCACCTGGCCGACGGTGGTCGGGACGATCATCCTCTACGCGGTCATCTACCTGGGCGAGCTGTTCCCGGTCGCGCTGCCCGAGACGGCCGGCATCGCACCGGCGGCGCAGTGGATCCTGATCCTGTTCGCCTACGCGGCGGTGGCGTCGATGCTGCCGGTCTGGCTGCTGTTGCAGCCGCGCGACTACATCAACGGCATCCAGCTCTTCGTCGGTCTGGGCATCCTGTACGGCGCGGTCTTCATCGCCGCCCCGACGATAGTCGCGCCGCCGATCAACCCCAACGTCCCGCCGGGGACACCGCCAATCATGCCGCTGCTGTTCGTCACCATCGCCTGCGGCGCGATCTCCGGCTTCCACGGCCTCGTCAGCTCCGGCACCACGTCGAAGCAGCTCAACACGGAGACCGACGCGCGCTTCGTCGGCTATCTGGGATCGCTCGGCGAAGGCACGCTGGCGATCGTCGCAATCATCGCGGTCACGGCCGGCTTCTCGATGACCGAGTGGCAGTCCTCCTACGCCGACGCGGAGAGCTTCGGCGCGGTGGGCGGGATCAGCGCCTTCGTCACCGGCGGCGCGCGGATCGCCTCCGAAGGGCTTGGCATACCGCTCAACTTCGCCCGGACGCTGCTCGCCGTCATGGCGGTGCTGTTCGCCGGCACGACCATGGACGCCGGGGTCCGCCTGCAGCGCTACATCGTGCAGGAATGGGGGACGATCTACAACATCCCGGCGCTCCAGAACGGCTACGTCGCGACCGCCGGCGCGGTGGGCGCCTGTCTGGTGCTGGCGTTCGGCGCGGGCGGCGCCGACGGCACCGGCGGCATGATCATCTGGCCGCTGTTCGGCACGACGAACCAGTTGCTGGCCGGACTGACACTGCTCGTCATCAGCGTCATGCTGGTCAAGCTCGGCAGACCGGCGCGCTACACGCTGATTCCGATGGTCTTCGTCACCACGATGGCTCTGCTCGCCGCGCTCTACCAGCTCAGCAGCCTCTACACGGAAGGCAGGTTCGTGCTGGTCGCCATCGACATCGTGATCATCATCACCGCCATCTTCGTCATGCTGGAGGCGGCGTCCGCGCTGATGCGCGAGCGGCGCGCCGCCGCGGCGGGGGTGGGCTAG
- a CDS encoding DNA helicase has product MLGEFYTAPYRGAVARARRDEDDLFMLFVFAELMGVPNPAAYYTLELQPLLLERFHEWHTRMGLEHSPLDHFRCC; this is encoded by the coding sequence CTGCTGGGCGAGTTCTACACGGCGCCCTACCGGGGCGCGGTGGCCCGCGCGCGCCGCGACGAGGACGACCTGTTCATGCTGTTCGTCTTCGCGGAGCTGATGGGCGTGCCGAACCCGGCCGCGTACTACACGCTGGAGCTCCAGCCGCTCCTGCTCGAGCGCTTCCACGAGTGGCACACCCGGATGGGTTTGGAGCACTCGCCCCTTGACCACTTCCGCTGCTGCTGA
- a CDS encoding AAA family ATPase has product MLGRGIVFVGGKGGVGKTTTAAALALAAAERGRTCLVVSTDPAHSLGDIFGRAIGDAETALAPNLTGLEIDPDRAATAHIASVKERMKALVHPRLYDEIDRQLDLAAYTPGTTEAALIERVAELMAQAGSRFDLVIFDTAPSGHTVRLLSLPEVMSAWMDGLLRHRERSSRLGAMLGHLEGKPGRGDDLSLIDEHADHARDSREARINDILQARRRKFIVARERLLDVAGTAFLLVVNPDRLSILESRRVVDTLARFDLPVSSVVVNRVLPDTADAAGAFIDARRAQERAYLREIEEVFPALPRTIVPLRPDDVQGFDALRAIGARLVAH; this is encoded by the coding sequence CTGCTCGGGCGCGGCATCGTCTTCGTCGGCGGCAAGGGAGGCGTCGGCAAGACCACGACGGCGGCCGCGCTGGCGCTCGCCGCGGCGGAACGCGGCCGGACGTGCCTGGTCGTGTCCACCGACCCCGCACACTCGCTGGGCGATATCTTCGGACGCGCGATCGGCGATGCGGAGACCGCGCTGGCGCCCAACCTGACGGGGCTGGAGATCGATCCCGACCGGGCCGCCACGGCGCACATCGCGAGCGTCAAGGAGCGGATGAAGGCGCTCGTCCATCCGCGGCTGTACGACGAGATCGACCGGCAACTCGACCTGGCCGCCTACACGCCGGGCACCACGGAAGCCGCGCTGATCGAGCGGGTTGCCGAGCTGATGGCGCAGGCGGGATCGCGCTTCGACCTGGTGATCTTCGACACCGCGCCGAGCGGCCACACGGTGCGGCTGCTCTCCCTGCCGGAAGTGATGAGCGCCTGGATGGACGGCCTGCTCCGCCACCGCGAGCGCTCGTCCCGGCTCGGCGCCATGCTCGGACATCTCGAAGGCAAGCCGGGGCGGGGCGACGATCTCTCGCTGATCGACGAACACGCGGATCATGCGCGCGACAGTCGCGAGGCCCGCATCAACGACATCCTGCAGGCGCGCCGCCGCAAGTTCATCGTCGCCCGCGAACGTCTGCTCGACGTGGCCGGCACCGCGTTCCTGCTGGTGGTCAACCCGGATCGCCTGTCGATCCTGGAGAGCCGGCGCGTCGTCGACACGCTGGCCCGATTCGACCTCCCCGTGTCGTCGGTCGTCGTCAACCGCGTCCTGCCGGACACGGCCGACGCCGCCGGTGCGTTCATCGACGCCCGCCGGGCGCAGGAGCGCGCTTATCTGCGAGAGATCGAGGAGGTCTTCCCCGCACTGCCACGCACGATCGTCCCGCTCCGGCCGGACGACGTGCAGGGGTTCGACGCCCTGCGCGCCATCGGCGCCCGGCTCGTCGCCCACTGA
- a CDS encoding carbon starvation protein A has product MSPLLAALICIAAYAAAYRLYARFLAERVFVIDPARPTPAVRYRDEIDYVPANRYVLFGHQYASITGLSPMLGPAIAVIWGWLPAMLWVVIGAIFIGAVHDFGALVVSIRARGMSLGKVTENLVGPRGKTLFHLVIFFLIALAMGVFVHVIAVLFSPDFYPQAVLPSGALVFVAAAMGVAVHRGGWSIRSLTIAGLAIALGLAFVGIRHPVVGPSLAQWKWLLLAYAFGASVLPVWLLLQPRDYINSLLLYVGVGAMYVGFVATNPSFAAPAVDLAPAGAPPIVPFVFVVIACGAASGFHALMSSGSTAKQLATEGDARFIGYGAMIGESMLGLMAVLACTAGFVSREAWLERYVSWQAADSLGSNIAAFISGTTRFLQTLGIPEAIGGTLVAVIVVSFALTSLDSATRLLRYNVSEMGDTLRVEALSNRYVASGIAVVAIWAFAFIQVDGEFAGLILWQLFGTTNQLLAGLALLAVTLYLLRRGKPLIYTAAPMVFMLLSTLTVMSVNLTDFWTAGQWLLLAPAATIFTLALWLVVEAALAVIRFRRDPVLDGLEVVFREK; this is encoded by the coding sequence ATGTCACCACTGCTCGCCGCCCTCATCTGCATCGCGGCCTACGCGGCCGCCTACCGCTTGTACGCGCGCTTCCTCGCCGAGCGGGTATTCGTGATCGACCCGGCCCGGCCGACCCCGGCGGTCCGCTACCGCGACGAGATCGACTACGTCCCGGCCAACCGCTACGTGCTGTTCGGCCACCAGTACGCGTCCATCACCGGCCTGTCGCCGATGCTCGGCCCCGCGATCGCGGTCATCTGGGGCTGGCTGCCGGCGATGCTGTGGGTCGTCATCGGCGCCATCTTCATCGGCGCCGTGCACGACTTCGGGGCGCTGGTCGTATCCATCCGCGCCCGCGGGATGTCGCTCGGGAAGGTGACCGAGAACCTCGTCGGGCCGCGCGGCAAGACGCTCTTCCACCTCGTCATCTTCTTCCTCATCGCACTGGCGATGGGCGTCTTCGTCCACGTCATCGCGGTGCTCTTCTCACCCGACTTCTATCCACAGGCGGTGCTGCCGAGCGGGGCCCTGGTCTTCGTGGCCGCGGCCATGGGCGTGGCCGTCCACCGCGGCGGGTGGAGCATCCGCAGCCTGACCATCGCCGGACTCGCCATCGCGCTGGGGCTGGCGTTCGTCGGCATCCGGCACCCGGTCGTCGGTCCGTCGCTGGCGCAGTGGAAATGGCTGCTGCTGGCCTACGCCTTCGGGGCGAGCGTCCTGCCCGTGTGGCTGCTGCTGCAACCGCGCGACTACATCAACAGCCTGCTGCTCTATGTCGGCGTGGGCGCGATGTACGTCGGGTTCGTCGCGACGAACCCGTCGTTCGCCGCCCCGGCGGTGGACCTGGCGCCGGCAGGAGCTCCACCGATTGTCCCCTTCGTCTTCGTGGTCATCGCCTGCGGGGCGGCCAGCGGCTTCCACGCGCTGATGTCGTCCGGCTCCACCGCCAAGCAGCTCGCGACAGAAGGGGACGCCCGCTTCATCGGCTACGGCGCGATGATCGGCGAGTCGATGCTCGGGCTGATGGCGGTGCTCGCCTGCACCGCGGGGTTCGTCTCGCGGGAAGCGTGGCTGGAGCGCTACGTGAGCTGGCAGGCCGCGGACAGCCTCGGCAGCAACATCGCCGCCTTCATCAGCGGCACCACGCGCTTCCTGCAGACGCTCGGCATTCCCGAGGCCATCGGCGGCACGCTGGTCGCCGTCATCGTCGTCTCGTTCGCCCTGACCTCGCTCGATTCGGCCACGCGGCTGCTGCGCTACAACGTCTCCGAGATGGGCGACACGCTACGCGTCGAGGCGCTCTCGAACCGCTACGTCGCGTCGGGCATCGCGGTCGTGGCCATCTGGGCCTTCGCCTTCATCCAGGTGGACGGCGAGTTCGCCGGGCTGATTCTGTGGCAGCTCTTCGGCACCACCAACCAGCTCCTCGCCGGCCTCGCCCTGCTGGCCGTCACCCTCTACCTGCTGCGGCGCGGCAAGCCGCTGATCTACACGGCGGCGCCGATGGTGTTCATGCTGCTGTCTACCTTGACGGTCATGAGCGTCAACCTGACCGACTTCTGGACCGCCGGGCAGTGGCTGCTGCTGGCGCCCGCCGCGACCATCTTCACGCTGGCGCTGTGGCTGGTGGTCGAGGCGGCGCTGGCGGTGATCCGCTTCCGGCGGGATCCGGTGCTGGACGGGCTGGAGGTGGTGTTCCGGGAGAAGTGA
- a CDS encoding AAA family ATPase produces MLEYLKLENVGPAPRMEVEFAPRVNLITGDNGLGKSFLLDTAWWTLTGAWPAEVNRRMTSGLVARPRDHGERANIEARIRFRDEAVTFSESYSRAAETWKRVGLYRQFPGLVVYVHGDGSFSVWDVIRNDLFRLAEDSRRPPAYVLTETEVWDGLREVGNGRSVPTCNGLIQDWSSWMKGGDAESRAMEQALSALSPDWERGDRLEPGKPIRLSIDDARDIPSIRTTYAGAVPILHASSGIRRVVALAYVLTWAWAEHRVAADLRGEDAVQQVTMLFDEVESHLHPRWQRSILKALRDVGAELLDGATLQLIASTHAPLVLASAEPWFDPKQDAWFDLDLDGNPPEAKLRRRPYTPRGTPGAWLTSEAFDLATEWGSIEAERAVLRARRLLRQTNAPLDQVMEVHKELRGVLPDVDQFWVRWNAFVEDRGGTP; encoded by the coding sequence ATGCTGGAGTACCTCAAGCTCGAGAACGTGGGCCCCGCACCTCGTATGGAGGTGGAGTTCGCCCCACGAGTGAACCTCATCACGGGCGACAACGGTCTCGGAAAGAGCTTTCTGCTGGATACCGCGTGGTGGACGCTGACCGGGGCTTGGCCGGCGGAAGTCAACCGCCGCATGACTTCCGGTCTCGTGGCTCGACCACGAGATCACGGCGAAAGGGCGAACATCGAGGCCCGTATTCGTTTCCGTGATGAGGCCGTCACGTTCAGCGAGAGCTATTCGCGGGCTGCCGAGACCTGGAAGAGAGTGGGCCTATACCGGCAGTTCCCGGGCCTCGTCGTGTACGTGCATGGCGATGGCTCGTTTTCCGTGTGGGACGTGATTCGCAACGATCTGTTTCGTTTGGCTGAGGACTCCAGGAGACCGCCGGCGTACGTGCTCACGGAGACCGAGGTATGGGATGGGTTGAGAGAAGTGGGCAACGGCCGCTCAGTTCCTACATGTAACGGGCTGATACAGGACTGGTCGAGTTGGATGAAGGGCGGGGACGCGGAGTCAAGAGCCATGGAGCAGGCTCTGAGCGCGCTGTCACCGGATTGGGAGCGAGGTGACCGGCTCGAGCCAGGCAAACCGATTAGGCTGTCTATCGACGATGCGAGAGACATTCCTTCCATCCGTACAACGTACGCGGGTGCTGTACCGATCCTGCATGCATCGTCCGGCATTCGTCGTGTGGTGGCACTTGCTTACGTATTGACGTGGGCCTGGGCGGAGCATCGGGTCGCGGCCGACTTGCGTGGTGAGGACGCGGTTCAGCAGGTCACCATGCTCTTCGACGAGGTCGAGAGCCATCTGCATCCGAGGTGGCAACGGTCGATTCTCAAAGCGTTACGGGACGTCGGCGCCGAGCTTCTGGATGGCGCGACCCTGCAGCTGATCGCATCGACGCATGCGCCGTTGGTACTCGCGTCCGCCGAACCGTGGTTCGACCCGAAGCAGGACGCGTGGTTCGATCTGGATCTCGACGGCAACCCGCCGGAGGCAAAGCTCCGTCGCCGCCCGTACACGCCGCGCGGTACCCCCGGCGCGTGGTTGACTAGCGAGGCTTTCGACCTGGCGACCGAGTGGGGCAGTATCGAGGCTGAACGGGCAGTCCTGCGTGCCCGGAGGCTCCTCAGGCAAACCAATGCCCCACTCGACCAAGTGATGGAGGTTCACAAGGAACTGCGAGGCGTCCTTCCGGATGTCGACCAGTTCTGGGTTCGCTGGAACGCGTTCGTGGAGGACCGTGGGGGAACTCCGTGA
- a CDS encoding Uma2 family endonuclease — translation MVVSAARTQVTADDLPAISVRLSAQGRRTELVRGDLVVMAPAGGRHGQVAHKFGLFIGNHVLERDLGRVFAAETGFLLRRSPDTVRAPDVAFVAGERLGTEEAPSGFPEMAPDLAVEVVSPGDSTAAVQDKIRDWLEAGTRTVWVAYPDTRSVTVHRHGQPAEVLRDTDILEGDPVLPDFAVRVREAFA, via the coding sequence ATGGTTGTGAGCGCCGCAAGGACCCAGGTCACGGCTGACGACTTGCCGGCAATCTCCGTGCGCCTCTCGGCCCAGGGCCGGCGAACGGAGCTCGTGAGAGGAGACCTCGTTGTCATGGCGCCGGCGGGAGGACGACACGGACAGGTCGCACACAAGTTCGGGCTCTTCATCGGCAATCATGTGCTGGAGCGGGATCTGGGTCGGGTCTTTGCGGCGGAAACCGGCTTCCTGCTGCGGCGGAGTCCGGACACGGTGCGAGCGCCGGACGTGGCTTTCGTGGCCGGCGAGCGGCTGGGAACGGAGGAGGCTCCTTCCGGGTTCCCCGAGATGGCGCCCGATCTGGCGGTAGAAGTGGTCTCGCCGGGCGATTCGACGGCCGCGGTTCAGGACAAGATCAGGGACTGGCTGGAGGCAGGCACGCGGACCGTGTGGGTTGCGTATCCCGATACGCGGTCAGTGACCGTCCACCGCCACGGGCAGCCGGCCGAGGTGCTCCGCGACACGGACATCCTGGAAGGAGATCCCGTGCTCCCCGACTTCGCCGTGCGCGTCCGAGAGGCGTTCGCCTGA
- a CDS encoding cytochrome c, with product MGSSRGFLMRLIRPGRTAARRVRAAASCAGALAAAFALAGHTVQSQTLADGVYTAGQAARGQQVYQAQCAVCHGDALEGSVGPPLAGDGFLSIWGARPLVELVDKIHYTMPLEAPAPLSRQESIDLTAYVLRAGDFPTGEAELTDGMLAGIVLPAPPAAAGSAAGGDLALVPVANLAQLMRAVTFPNSNAIFNVQLKDPGDQVLPAPGARPFDYVEWGSTVYPGWQAIDLAALALVESTPLFLAPGRRCENGRPVPVDRADWKQYTEELVEAGRAAYRASQSRSVDAVIEVADQLNNACDNCHTIYRDAGAEGSGQGADRCPEIP from the coding sequence ATGGGAAGCTCGAGAGGATTCCTCATGCGCCTGATTCGACCGGGCCGTACGGCAGCTCGCCGCGTGCGAGCCGCCGCGTCGTGCGCAGGCGCGCTCGCCGCGGCGTTCGCGCTTGCCGGACACACCGTTCAGTCCCAGACTCTGGCGGACGGCGTGTACACGGCCGGGCAGGCGGCACGCGGGCAGCAGGTCTATCAGGCTCAGTGCGCCGTCTGCCACGGCGACGCGCTCGAAGGCAGCGTCGGCCCGCCGCTGGCCGGAGACGGCTTCCTCTCGATCTGGGGCGCGCGACCGCTGGTGGAGCTCGTAGACAAGATCCACTACACCATGCCGCTCGAGGCGCCGGCGCCGCTGTCGCGGCAGGAGTCCATCGACCTGACGGCCTACGTCCTCCGGGCCGGCGATTTCCCCACCGGAGAAGCCGAGCTGACCGACGGCATGCTGGCCGGCATCGTGCTCCCCGCGCCGCCGGCCGCCGCAGGGTCCGCGGCCGGCGGCGACCTAGCCCTCGTCCCGGTGGCCAACCTCGCCCAGTTGATGCGGGCCGTCACCTTTCCCAACTCGAACGCGATTTTTAACGTGCAGCTCAAGGATCCCGGAGACCAGGTGCTGCCGGCGCCGGGGGCCCGGCCCTTCGACTACGTCGAGTGGGGATCGACGGTCTATCCCGGATGGCAGGCGATCGATCTGGCCGCGCTGGCGCTCGTCGAATCCACGCCGCTCTTCCTGGCGCCGGGGCGTCGCTGCGAGAACGGCAGGCCCGTGCCCGTGGATCGGGCCGACTGGAAGCAGTACACCGAAGAGCTCGTGGAAGCAGGGCGGGCCGCCTACCGGGCGTCGCAGTCCCGGAGCGTCGATGCCGTGATCGAGGTCGCCGACCAGCTCAACAACGCCTGCGACAACTGCCACACGATCTATCGTGACGCGGGCGCCGAAGGGAGCGGGCAGGGAGCGGACCGCTGCCCGGAGATTCCCTGA